The sequence TTTCCTCTAGTTTTACCTTTGGTATTGCTATCACGTCTTCTATTCCTGTCTCGGATTGTATGTATCCTTTTACGCTTTCGAATATGTCCATGTCATATACCTTGTTTAATACAATTCCTTTGATGTTTATACCAAAGTCCTTTAGTTTTTTAGCATGTGCGGTTATATCGATTGCTGCAGACTCAATTCCACCTTTGTTTACACCGGTTGTAAGTATCATAGGAATATTTCCGGCTCTAGCTATCTCAGCACCGGAGTAAGGTATTTTTCTATTTAACATCCCTGTAAATACACTCATCACACCTTCAATCAATACCACGTCATAGTTGGAATTTTTAAGGGATTCCAATACGTCTGGAAGTTGACACCAGCCGAGATTTGATATTTTTATTGAGCCATAGTCCTCCATATATCCATTGGTAAGGTATAGACCTGGTACTATGTCTCTTATATCCGGACCAATCTTTATAAGTCCAACGTTAAGGCCTTTTTCTCTTAGTATTCCTGCAAGACCTGTGGTCATAAATGTTTTACCACTGTCGGAACCTGTACTTCCAATTATAAGGCAGGTAGGCAATTTGCCTTCCTGTTTTTTGAGATCTTTTGTAAGGCAGTTTTTACCAGGTATTCTGATTTCCACATTGGTGTCGATACCAATCTCTCTATTGATATTCCTCACACATTCCCTATTTCTTTCAAGTATTGATGTTCTATCATCCTCATCTGCATCTATAAATTGAAGGAAATTCTCCACAACCTGGGGATTGTTATCAAAGATTCTATGTATTACGGTTCCAACTATATTTCCATTGTCACTTACTACACCTGACAGGTGTTTTTCCCTCTTGTTTCCATAATTGATTCTTTTTAACTCTGAATAGATTAGGGGTTTAGCCTCACCTTTAATGTCCCCATATGTGTGGCAGTGAAAACCTGTCACTGGTCCCTCTATATTTCTAGTTAGGAATGAGTCTCCTACAATCTCACCTTCAACCTGGTCTGTAGATATTAATGGTGAAAAGTCAACATCTAACAGTCCCAGTCCCTCTTTAATTATTGGTATCGGTGATTTTCTGCCTACATCTGTCTGATTCGCTAATAGTTGAAAACCAGAACATATTCCCACTATAGGTTTTCCTTCCTTGTTCATAGAATATATCTCTTTAGCTAAATCACTATCTCTTTTGATGGACTCAGACTCTACTATGGTTCCTCCTGGAATAATTAATGCGTCTAATTCTTCATGTGCTTTGTTTCCATTAACCAATCCATTTGATTTAACTAAGTCTGTTGGAAGATGCCCGAAATTTTCATATCCTGGAACAGCTCCCTTAACATATGTAAGGCCTATTTTCATTCTATCACTTACTATTTTTTTCCTTGATAAATTAGTTTACATTTATTTAATCTATAAAATCTATCATATAATCTTTGATTTTACTAAAAAATAATTAAATATTTCATATAAAATTAGCTGTTTAGTTAATTAATTTTTAACTATTCAATGAATTTATAAATAATATTAAAAATAGTTCAAACTTAAAAATAATGGTTATGGATTTATCTAATAAAAAAACAAGCAATTGGCAATTTTTTCAATTTATATGTATTCTAAACTTTATTTAAAGGTTTTAATTTAATTTATTTGTCTTGGAATAAAACCCTTATTACTTTAATATAAGAGTTAGAAATTATCTAAAATATAAACTAGATTATTATATTCTTTGTGATATCTACTCTTTTTTTAGTTTACTAGGTGGCCATATCTCATTAAATGCTTGAAAGTTTTCTGTATTAAGTATATCTGTGAAGATGGTCTTGTTCTTACTACTCATATATTCTAGAAAATCATCTTTGTATTGGCTCTTTGAAATCTTATTGAATTCTTTTTTTGATAGGGTGTAAAAATCTTCTTTTAAGTCACAACTCAAACATTTCATTGTTAATCTAAATGCGTCTATTCTATAGTCTATCAGGTCCTTTTTATAGGCCTCATAGTAACCGTTTTTAACAAACATGTCAAATAAAATCACACCACTAGGTATGATGTCAAAGAATTTCCTATCACAGTTACCTGTAATGGAATCAGAGTGAACCCTTCTTACATATAGGTGTTTTTTGATTAGTGAAATCCTTTCAGCTTTAAGCCACACATAATAGAAGAATGGATTGTCCTCAAAATATATCCTATCTGGAAACTTAGCATTAATGTTCTCTAGAAATTTCCTTCTATAGATCTTCTGACATGCGCTGACAGGTAGCTTAAATAGGAAATCCCTAGTATGGCTGCTATCAAAAACGCAATTGTAAAAACTGTCATCTAGCTGATTTAGATTGGACCAATCATTCTCATGATATTCTCGAGTATCATTATTGTAGTTGGTCATCTGAAACATTGTAATATCGGTGTTGTTTTCTTTTGCCTCGGTATATGCCTCTTTAATACAATCTTCTACAATCCAATCATCGCTGTCAACAAAGGTGATATATTCTCCTTTAGCTATTTTCAATGCTTTGTTTCTACTTGAGCCAAGTCCAATATTCTCTTCGTTATTTATAATTGTGATTCTGTTGTCTTTCTTTTCATATTCCTTTAGAATGTCCAGACTGGAGTCTGTAGATCCGTCGTCTACAAGAATTATCTCGATTTCTTTAAAGCTCTGATTTAAGATACTTTCAATGGCCTCTTTTAGATATTTCTCTCCATTATAAACAGACAATATTACACTAACTTTTATATCAGACATAGTTAAACCCTTTATTTTTTTTAAAATTAGTAATATAGAATTAAAATTTATTAAATATAAATCCTTAGTAATATTTAAATATTTTTAAAAAATAGGGTTGGTACAGGTTCCATTATAGATTCAAATAAAATCTGCTTGATTGTTTCTTTGTCTTTAAAGCAAAAATAGTAATAAAAAAAGTAGTTTTAGAAATAAAAAAAATAAATAGAATATTTATAATTCAAAAGCGGAGATTGCTTGAATTATTTTTTCATCATCTTCTGGTTTAGCCTGTAATTGTAGACCTACAGGAATGCCCTCAACCTCTCCAGCTTTAATACTTGCTGCTGGAATACCTGCAAGATTAGCTATTACAGTTAAAACATCGTATGCATACATTTCCATTGGTTCTAACTTGGTACCAATTTTATGTGGAAGCTTTGGAACAGTAGGACCGACTATTAAATCAACATCTTCCAACATTTCGTTGATTTGGTTTCTAATAAGTGACCTTGCTTGTAAAGCCTTCTTATAGAATTTACCACTATATTCTTGTTGTGAGATATATGATCCGATTTCAATTCTTCTAAGTACCTCTTCACCACAGGTTTCTTCAATTCTTGAAGCATATTCCCTTCCATCATATTTTCTTGTAGCTGAGAAGAATTCAACATAGTTGATTAAGTAATAGGTTGGAAGACAGATGTCAATATAGTCAAAGTTTAATTCTACAAGCTCTGCACCTAGAGATACAAGTTTGTCAATAGCCTTATCCACTACCTCATTGATTTTATCATCGGTAACCTCTGTAAATTCCTTAACCTTAGCTATTTTCATACCTTTAAGTGGAAGTTCCATATCTTTGGTGTTTACAGCTATTTCAGTGAAGTTTGGTAATTCATTGTTTAGGGTTGTACATTCCTCTGGATCATATCCTGCAATTGTGTCAAGTGCAAGGGTGAGTCCTGTAACATCACTTGAAATAGGTCCTATCTGGTCAAGACTCATTGATAAGTCAAGTAGACCCTGTCTAGATACAAGACCATAGGTAGGTTTAAATCCTTCAACACCACAGTGTGAAGATGGGTTTCTGATAGATCCTCCGGTATCTGAACCAAGTGCAATATCACACATGCCTGCTGCAATTGAAGCTGCACCTCCACCAGATGAACCACCGGTGATTCTTCCAGGTGCTGCCGGATTGTTACATACTCCATAGTATGATGTTTCTGTAGAACTTCCTGCTGCAAACTCATCCATATTGTTTATTCCAATAATAATTCCGTCTTCAGCTTTAATCCTTTTAATAACAGTCGCATCATAACTTCCTATATAATCCTCTAATGTTTTACTTGCAGCTGAGATTGTGTAATCCTCTACATTTATGTTTGCCTTTATACCAAAAACAATACCTGCTAATTGTCCTACTTCTTCACCATTAGATATTTTTTCATCAATTTCTTTAGCTTTGTTTATAGCATTCTCTTTATTGATTTCTATAAAAGCATTAATTGATGGATTTTTCTCATCGATTACTTTAATATAATTATTAACATTTTCTAATGCTGTTAATTCTCCGTTTTTTATAGCATTAGCTTTTTCTAATACATTCATTAAAACACCTAATATAATTAAGTTAAAAATTAATTTTTAATAAGGATAATTATAAAAAATAATTATTTCAATAATAATATTGTTTTTATTTATTTAGATTTAAATATTTTATTAATTATTCACATTTTCACAATTACAATTTTAAAAAATATTTAATAATTCTCTTGTTTTTATATTGAAAAATGTGGACCTTGATTTTAAGGGATTATTTATCCTTTCCGATTATCATTTTTCATAAATAATAATATTTATATTAAAAAATAGTTGTCTTGTCTTTGTTTATTTATAAAAAAATAATAAAGTTTAAAAAATAGTGTGATTGGAAATTAATTTTAATTATAACCAATCGTATGCATTGAATTCACTTGGGAACTGATCTACTTCAACAAGTCCCTCTTTAAGCATCATTTCATTAAGGTTTTTATTATCAACGATTACAACTGCAACTGTTCTTCCATATTTGTCATGTGGCTGTTCATCATCAATATCCAGTGAGACTTCCTTATCAAGGCATAATTTTTTTACAAAATTTTTGGAGGCATTATAACCTTTGACTCCTCTTTCAGGGGCGTTTACATCGGCAAATCTTATTTTTTCCCCATTGTCTAAATAAATCGTATCACCATCGACCACTTTTGTACATACTGCCGTTTCTTCCACATGGCAGGTGGTGTCGTTATACTTGTTTAATATTTCACTAGCAGTCATTCCATCGTATTTGTCATCTGGAATATCATGGCTAAATCCTGTTCCAACATATTTAGCAGATACTGTTGTCAATAGTCCAACACATACCACTAATATTGCAGTTATCATTAATATTTTATAGGTTCTAGACTTCATACATATTACCTATTAAATTATTGTACTCTATTTATTAAAAAATTTTCTATATTAAAATATTTTCAGTAATTAAATTCTTTTCTAATCTTTTATCAGACAAGGATATTTTAGTTTTAATTATAAGTTAAAAATTATTAGTTATATTTTATAACTTATAACTTAAAAGTTAAAACCTATTGATTTAGTGTGCCGTTTCAAATCTTAATTTTTTTATAGAATTAAAATATATTATATAATAATTATTTTTTTTAAATGATTTTTATGAGGAGCAAAGCAATTGTCTT comes from Methanobrevibacter boviskoreani JH1 and encodes:
- a CDS encoding nucleotide-binding protein, whose translation is MKIGLTYVKGAVPGYENFGHLPTDLVKSNGLVNGNKAHEELDALIIPGGTIVESESIKRDSDLAKEIYSMNKEGKPIVGICSGFQLLANQTDVGRKSPIPIIKEGLGLLDVDFSPLISTDQVEGEIVGDSFLTRNIEGPVTGFHCHTYGDIKGEAKPLIYSELKRINYGNKREKHLSGVVSDNGNIVGTVIHRIFDNNPQVVENFLQFIDADEDDRTSILERNRECVRNINREIGIDTNVEIRIPGKNCLTKDLKKQEGKLPTCLIIGSTGSDSGKTFMTTGLAGILREKGLNVGLIKIGPDIRDIVPGLYLTNGYMEDYGSIKISNLGWCQLPDVLESLKNSNYDVVLIEGVMSVFTGMLNRKIPYSGAEIARAGNIPMILTTGVNKGGIESAAIDITAHAKKLKDFGINIKGIVLNKVYDMDIFESVKGYIQSETGIEDVIAIPKVKLEERGATPEVEIKFEDFAIKAYETMNENFDINLIRYIEEKPSFDRYLDYDEILDIYNK
- a CDS encoding glycosyltransferase family 2 protein; the encoded protein is MSDIKVSVILSVYNGEKYLKEAIESILNQSFKEIEIILVDDGSTDSSLDILKEYEKKDNRITIINNEENIGLGSSRNKALKIAKGEYITFVDSDDWIVEDCIKEAYTEAKENNTDITMFQMTNYNNDTREYHENDWSNLNQLDDSFYNCVFDSSHTRDFLFKLPVSACQKIYRRKFLENINAKFPDRIYFEDNPFFYYVWLKAERISLIKKHLYVRRVHSDSITGNCDRKFFDIIPSGVILFDMFVKNGYYEAYKKDLIDYRIDAFRLTMKCLSCDLKEDFYTLSKKEFNKISKSQYKDDFLEYMSSKNKTIFTDILNTENFQAFNEIWPPSKLKKE
- the gatA gene encoding Asp-tRNA(Asn)/Glu-tRNA(Gln) amidotransferase subunit GatA, with the protein product MNVLEKANAIKNGELTALENVNNYIKVIDEKNPSINAFIEINKENAINKAKEIDEKISNGEEVGQLAGIVFGIKANINVEDYTISAASKTLEDYIGSYDATVIKRIKAEDGIIIGINNMDEFAAGSSTETSYYGVCNNPAAPGRITGGSSGGGAASIAAGMCDIALGSDTGGSIRNPSSHCGVEGFKPTYGLVSRQGLLDLSMSLDQIGPISSDVTGLTLALDTIAGYDPEECTTLNNELPNFTEIAVNTKDMELPLKGMKIAKVKEFTEVTDDKINEVVDKAIDKLVSLGAELVELNFDYIDICLPTYYLINYVEFFSATRKYDGREYASRIEETCGEEVLRRIEIGSYISQQEYSGKFYKKALQARSLIRNQINEMLEDVDLIVGPTVPKLPHKIGTKLEPMEMYAYDVLTVIANLAGIPAASIKAGEVEGIPVGLQLQAKPEDDEKIIQAISAFEL
- a CDS encoding thermonuclease family protein yields the protein MKSRTYKILMITAILVVCVGLLTTVSAKYVGTGFSHDIPDDKYDGMTASEILNKYNDTTCHVEETAVCTKVVDGDTIYLDNGEKIRFADVNAPERGVKGYNASKNFVKKLCLDKEVSLDIDDEQPHDKYGRTVAVVIVDNKNLNEMMLKEGLVEVDQFPSEFNAYDWL